A region from the Solibacillus sp. FSL H8-0523 genome encodes:
- the pyrE gene encoding orotate phosphoribosyltransferase, whose protein sequence is MSLQKEIAHAMLQVGAVELNPTDLFTWASGIQSPIYCDTRLTISDPIIRKQLAKGLALLIQENFATCDVVAGTATAGIPHAAWVSDILELPMVYVRSKAKEHGRGNQIEGKYAAGQKVVVVEDIVSTGGSSITAVEALRAAGCEVLGVVCVYTYNLPKAEDAFEAAGVKYISLTNFDYLIEAANESGAIQENQIPFLKNWHKELKEGKLK, encoded by the coding sequence ATGTCATTACAAAAAGAAATCGCACACGCAATGTTACAAGTAGGTGCGGTAGAATTAAATCCAACAGACCTTTTCACATGGGCTTCAGGCATTCAATCGCCAATCTACTGTGATACACGTTTAACAATTTCAGATCCAATCATCCGTAAGCAATTAGCAAAAGGTTTAGCATTACTAATTCAAGAAAACTTTGCAACTTGTGATGTCGTGGCAGGCACAGCAACAGCTGGTATTCCGCATGCTGCTTGGGTTTCTGATATTTTAGAACTTCCAATGGTATACGTACGTTCAAAAGCAAAAGAACACGGCCGTGGCAACCAGATTGAAGGAAAATATGCTGCAGGTCAAAAAGTCGTTGTCGTAGAAGACATCGTATCTACAGGTGGTTCTTCGATTACCGCAGTCGAAGCATTACGTGCAGCGGGCTGTGAAGTGTTAGGGGTTGTGTGTGTGTATACGTATAATCTACCAAAAGCAGAAGATGCGTTTGAAGCAGCTGGCGTGAAATACATTTCTTTAACAAATTTTGACTACCTAATTGAAGCAGCAAATGAATCTGGCGCAATTCAAGAAAATCAGATTCCTTTCTTAAAAAACTGGCATAAAGAGTTAAAAGAAGGTAAATTAAAATAA
- the pyrF gene encoding orotidine-5'-phosphate decarboxylase, which yields MNTKPIIALDFPGEQDVLKFLAQFDEKLFVKIGMELYMQEGPSIVSKVKEQGHDIFLDLKLHDIPNTVKSAMKGLARLGVNLVNVHAAGGRTMMEGALEGLEAGTAAGQTRAALIAVTQLTSTTEQQMQQEQKIELALNESVLHYAQLTKQAGLNGVVCSVHEANAIREACGEDFLRVTPGIRMLGGEAHDQKRIATPDGAKQDGSSLIVVGRAITGAENPVEAYKQVCQLWEAK from the coding sequence TTGAATACAAAACCGATCATTGCTTTAGACTTTCCTGGTGAACAGGATGTCCTAAAATTTTTAGCGCAGTTTGACGAGAAATTATTCGTTAAAATTGGCATGGAATTATATATGCAGGAAGGTCCGTCCATCGTTTCGAAAGTAAAAGAACAAGGCCATGATATTTTTCTTGATTTAAAATTACATGACATTCCAAATACAGTGAAGTCTGCAATGAAAGGCTTAGCACGTTTAGGTGTCAATTTAGTCAATGTGCATGCAGCGGGAGGACGCACGATGATGGAAGGTGCACTAGAAGGCTTAGAAGCAGGTACAGCAGCGGGCCAAACACGTGCGGCGTTAATCGCAGTAACGCAATTAACATCAACAACAGAACAACAAATGCAGCAGGAGCAAAAAATCGAATTAGCACTGAACGAATCGGTTTTACATTATGCACAGTTAACGAAACAAGCAGGGCTTAATGGTGTTGTGTGCTCAGTACATGAGGCAAATGCCATTCGCGAGGCTTGTGGTGAGGACTTTTTACGCGTGACACCAGGTATCCGTATGCTTGGTGGGGAAGCGCATGACCAAAAGCGCATCGCTACTCCAGATGGTGCAAAACAAGACGGCTCATCACTTATTGTAGTAGGACGTGCCATTACAGGCGCGGAAAATCCAGTAGAAGCGTACAAGCAAGTTTGTCAATTATGGGAGGCAAAATAA
- the opp4B gene encoding oligopeptide ABC transporter permease, with protein sequence MWKTIVRRVLIMIPQLFILSLLIFILAKQMPGDPFTGLITPETDPNVIEELRIKAGFYDPWYVQYYNWIANAAQGDFGQSYTFKKPVADILGDRAMNTFLLSLLSVIFLYALAIPLGVLAGRYQESFLDKTIVFYSFISYAIPTFVLSLIFLYIFGYRLMWFPTSGTVDISLDQGTWAYYWDKFYHLILPAATFAILGTTGIIQYLRTEIIDSKTMDYVKTARSKGIPMKKVYSRHIFRNSLLPIAAFLGFTITGLLGGSIFIENVFAYNGMGKLFIESIQGRDYSVITALVMLYGFLALLGSLLSDIILSIVDPRIRID encoded by the coding sequence ATGTGGAAAACAATCGTCCGCCGTGTGTTAATTATGATTCCGCAGCTATTTATTTTAAGTCTCCTAATTTTCATTTTAGCGAAACAAATGCCTGGGGATCCATTTACAGGTTTAATTACACCGGAAACTGACCCGAACGTAATTGAAGAATTACGTATTAAAGCAGGATTTTATGATCCATGGTACGTACAGTACTATAACTGGATTGCCAACGCAGCGCAAGGTGACTTCGGTCAATCATATACATTTAAAAAGCCGGTCGCAGATATTCTTGGGGACCGTGCCATGAATACATTCTTACTATCATTACTAAGTGTTATTTTCTTATATGCTTTAGCCATTCCACTAGGGGTGCTAGCAGGACGTTACCAAGAATCGTTCTTAGATAAAACCATTGTTTTTTACAGTTTTATCTCCTACGCGATTCCAACGTTCGTATTATCATTAATCTTCCTGTACATCTTTGGTTATCGCCTCATGTGGTTCCCAACGAGTGGTACGGTAGACATCTCACTCGATCAAGGAACCTGGGCATATTATTGGGATAAGTTCTATCACTTAATTTTACCAGCAGCGACGTTCGCGATTCTTGGTACGACGGGTATTATTCAATACTTACGTACGGAAATCATTGATTCAAAAACAATGGATTATGTAAAAACAGCGCGTAGTAAAGGGATTCCGATGAAGAAAGTGTATTCACGTCATATCTTCCGTAACTCGTTATTACCAATCGCAGCGTTTTTAGGTTTTACAATTACAGGTTTACTTGGTGGATCAATCTTCATCGAAAACGTATTCGCATATAATGGTATGGGTAAATTATTTATCGAATCAATTCAAGGTCGTGACTATAGTGTGATTACAGCACTGGTTATGCTATATGGCTTCTTAGCATTATTAGGTAGTCTATTATCCGATATTATTTTAAGTATTGTGGATCCGCGTATTCGCATAGACTAA
- a CDS encoding ABC transporter permease translates to METKKEQAVEKLESQSSPPTGIQVVLREFKKDKLALGSLIFIILLMVTVMVLSIVIDQAEVMKIQLLERYTEPGVRGYILGADEAGRDMFGQLIIGAKNSILIAIAVTILANFVGIALGIIMGYYGGFIDNFFMRIIDFFITLPTTMIIIVVVTIIPSYGILDLILIIAAFQWMGTARLVRSKALSEARRDYISASKTMGTSDFAIMFKGLLPNLSSLLIVEVTLSFAGNVGIETGLSFLGFGLPPSTPSLGTLVAYAMNPIILSSKWWIWLPASILILVMMLGINYVGQALRRAADAKQRLG, encoded by the coding sequence ATGGAAACTAAAAAAGAACAAGCTGTAGAAAAATTAGAATCTCAAAGCTCTCCACCAACTGGTATTCAAGTGGTTTTACGAGAGTTTAAAAAAGATAAATTAGCACTAGGCTCATTGATTTTTATCATTTTATTAATGGTAACAGTAATGGTTTTATCCATTGTCATTGACCAAGCAGAAGTAATGAAAATTCAATTATTAGAACGTTATACGGAGCCTGGTGTTCGAGGTTATATCCTTGGGGCCGATGAAGCTGGACGAGATATGTTCGGTCAGTTAATCATTGGGGCGAAAAACTCGATTTTAATTGCGATTGCCGTTACGATTTTGGCAAACTTTGTGGGGATTGCCCTAGGGATTATTATGGGGTACTACGGTGGATTTATCGATAACTTCTTTATGCGTATTATCGATTTCTTCATCACATTACCAACGACAATGATTATCATCGTTGTTGTAACAATCATTCCTTCTTACGGAATTTTGGATTTAATTTTAATTATCGCAGCATTCCAGTGGATGGGGACGGCCCGACTCGTGCGTTCAAAAGCGCTATCGGAAGCACGTCGCGATTACATAAGCGCCTCGAAAACAATGGGGACAAGTGATTTCGCGATTATGTTTAAAGGATTATTACCAAACTTAAGTTCTCTATTAATCGTTGAAGTGACACTTAGCTTCGCTGGTAACGTAGGGATTGAAACAGGTCTTTCATTCTTAGGTTTCGGTTTACCACCGTCAACACCAAGTTTAGGAACTTTAGTAGCTTATGCCATGAACCCGATAATTTTATCGAGTAAATGGTGGATATGGTTACCCGCATCGATCTTAATTTTAGTGATGATGCTTGGTATAAATTATGTCGGTCAAGCGTTACGACGTGCAGCTGACGCAAAACAACGTTTAGGATAA
- a CDS encoding dihydroorotate dehydrogenase: protein MSRLNLQLPGLELKNPIMPASGCFGFGREYAQLYDLSKLGAIMIKATTVETRKGNPTPRVAETSAGMLNAIGLQNPGIDKVMGEELKFLEGYDVPIIANVAGTEVADYVEVAERISKAPNVKALELNISCPNVKCGGIQFGTDPATAQQLTAAVKAASNVPVYVKLSPNVTNIVDIAKAVEAGGADGITMINTLVGMRLDERTGKPVIANGTGGLSGPAIKPVAIRMVYEVYKAVNIPIIGMGGVTCAQDVIDFMSAGASAVAVGTANFVDHFVCPTIIEELPALLDTLGVTHISEIIGRSHR, encoded by the coding sequence ATGAGCCGTTTAAACTTACAACTACCAGGATTAGAATTAAAAAATCCAATTATGCCAGCATCAGGCTGCTTCGGCTTTGGTCGAGAGTATGCACAGTTGTATGATTTATCTAAGCTTGGCGCGATTATGATTAAAGCGACAACTGTGGAAACACGTAAAGGCAATCCAACGCCACGTGTTGCGGAAACGTCAGCAGGTATGCTAAATGCAATCGGCTTACAAAACCCAGGGATCGATAAAGTAATGGGTGAAGAGCTGAAGTTTTTAGAAGGCTATGATGTGCCGATTATCGCAAACGTTGCTGGAACAGAAGTAGCAGACTACGTAGAAGTAGCAGAGCGTATTTCAAAGGCACCGAACGTAAAAGCGCTTGAATTAAATATTTCATGCCCGAACGTAAAATGCGGTGGGATTCAATTTGGGACAGACCCAGCAACAGCGCAACAACTAACTGCAGCAGTAAAGGCCGCATCAAATGTGCCGGTTTATGTGAAATTATCACCAAATGTCACGAATATTGTCGATATCGCTAAAGCGGTTGAAGCAGGTGGTGCGGACGGAATTACAATGATTAATACCCTTGTGGGGATGCGTCTTGACGAGCGTACAGGCAAACCCGTTATCGCTAATGGGACGGGTGGTCTATCAGGCCCAGCTATTAAACCGGTTGCGATTCGCATGGTGTATGAAGTATATAAAGCAGTTAACATTCCGATTATCGGTATGGGCGGGGTAACCTGTGCACAAGACGTGATTGATTTCATGTCTGCGGGTGCATCAGCAGTAGCAGTAGGGACAGCAAACTTTGTCGATCACTTTGTTTGTCCGACGATTATTGAAGAATTACCAGCGCTATTAGATACATTAGGGGTTACGCATATTTCAGAAATTATCGGAAGGAGCCATCGCTAA
- a CDS encoding oligopeptide ABC transporter substrate-binding protein: MKKKNGLMLTTVFASALALAACGGDDNETTTEKPADNNTDTKTEDTKTDDGASTADAPTLPDEVANDGDAIAGGTLKFALVTDSPFSGILSWELYENAYDADVMDFMSNLIFDTDGDFLITDEGIAKLDVDADNNKVTVTIQHDVKWSDGTPLTADDIIYSYEIIGHPDYTGIRYDGDFQNIIGAAEYKAGTAETISGIKKIDDKTVEISMTKVSPAIYSGGDGLWSYAAPKHQLKDIPVKDLISSEPVRKSPVTLGPFKLDKLVDGESVQYVANEHYWKGKPKLDSIVLQVVPSTSIGEALRTGQYDLASSYPTTQYDGVKDLTNLTVLARPELAYSYLGFKLGKWDNAAGVNITDENAKMNNKQLRQAIAYAIDVEQVTERFYQGLRSRATSLIPPAFSTFHDNTLTGFNYDPEKAKALLDEAGYKDVDGDGIREDANGEKFSIRMAGMSGSDTDEAIVEYYRQNWKDVGLDVQLTTGRLIEFNSFYDKVKADDAEIDMFMAAWGTGTNPSPLGLYGETAAFNYSRFVTPELQTLLAAIDSKEAIDASYRADAFRKWEEYMFDNATTIPTYFRTEIIPVNKRVKNYNVSYSNNTEWHEVEVVSEDPVK; encoded by the coding sequence ATGAAGAAAAAGAATGGCTTAATGCTTACAACTGTATTTGCATCTGCACTAGCACTTGCTGCTTGTGGTGGAGATGACAACGAGACAACAACTGAAAAACCAGCAGATAACAACACGGACACGAAGACAGAAGATACTAAAACGGATGATGGTGCTTCAACAGCTGATGCGCCAACACTTCCAGATGAAGTTGCAAACGACGGCGATGCAATTGCTGGCGGTACATTAAAGTTCGCTTTAGTAACGGATTCTCCATTCTCAGGTATTTTGTCTTGGGAATTATATGAAAATGCGTATGATGCAGACGTTATGGATTTCATGTCGAACTTAATTTTCGACACTGATGGTGACTTCTTAATCACTGACGAAGGTATCGCGAAATTAGACGTAGATGCAGATAACAACAAAGTAACTGTAACAATCCAACATGACGTGAAATGGTCTGATGGCACGCCATTAACTGCTGACGACATTATTTATTCTTACGAAATCATTGGTCACCCAGATTACACAGGTATTCGTTATGACGGCGACTTCCAAAACATCATTGGTGCTGCTGAATACAAAGCCGGTACTGCAGAAACAATTTCTGGTATCAAAAAAATCGATGATAAAACTGTAGAAATTTCTATGACGAAAGTTTCTCCAGCGATTTACTCTGGTGGTGACGGTTTATGGAGCTATGCAGCACCTAAACACCAATTAAAAGATATTCCTGTGAAGGATTTAATCTCATCTGAACCAGTGCGTAAAAGCCCGGTTACTTTAGGTCCATTTAAATTAGATAAATTAGTAGATGGTGAATCTGTACAGTACGTAGCGAACGAGCATTACTGGAAAGGTAAACCAAAATTAGACTCAATCGTATTACAAGTTGTACCTTCAACTTCAATCGGTGAAGCATTACGTACAGGTCAATACGACTTAGCATCTTCTTACCCAACGACTCAATATGATGGCGTAAAAGATTTAACAAACTTAACAGTATTAGCTCGCCCTGAGTTAGCTTACTCTTACTTAGGATTCAAATTAGGTAAATGGGATAATGCTGCAGGTGTCAACATTACGGACGAAAATGCTAAAATGAACAACAAACAATTACGTCAAGCAATCGCTTATGCAATTGATGTTGAGCAAGTAACAGAGCGCTTCTACCAAGGCTTACGTTCTCGTGCAACTTCATTAATTCCACCAGCGTTCTCTACATTCCATGACAATACGTTAACTGGTTTCAACTATGATCCAGAAAAAGCAAAAGCTTTACTTGATGAAGCTGGCTACAAAGACGTAGATGGCGATGGTATTCGTGAAGATGCAAACGGTGAAAAATTCTCAATCCGTATGGCAGGTATGTCTGGTTCAGACACTGACGAAGCAATCGTAGAATACTACCGTCAAAACTGGAAAGATGTAGGTTTAGATGTACAGTTAACAACTGGCCGTTTAATCGAGTTCAACAGCTTCTACGATAAAGTAAAAGCGGATGATGCTGAAATCGATATGTTCATGGCTGCTTGGGGTACTGGTACAAACCCATCTCCACTTGGTTTATATGGTGAAACAGCTGCATTCAACTACAGCCGTTTCGTAACACCAGAATTACAAACTTTATTAGCTGCTATCGACTCTAAAGAAGCGATCGATGCAAGCTACCGTGCAGATGCATTCCGTAAGTGGGAAGAGTATATGTTTGATAATGCTACAACAATTCCAACATATTTCCGTACAGAAATCATCCCGGTTAACAAACGTGTGAAAAACTACAACGTAAGCTATTCTAACAATACAGAATGGCACGAAGTAGAAGTTGTTTCTGAAGATCCAGTTAAATAA
- a CDS encoding methyl-accepting chemotaxis protein produces MSVSKKLNLSFAMLLIIVFLCLSLLLQQFYRINNQVEEMMDERVSQIQIGKEIQRAIATQGMFIRAYILDPSDFNIDRLNAYNTLLTDEVQKLKTFNQDAQSAELLNELELASTAIIDAANRTITAFDTGNETQALSIVNNEFSSANSEIFNLTVSLQELQQQQLDAIDQRTDQTITISTTLAVLAILLNSAIIIALAIFVTTKIARPLRRVTTEADYIANGDLTREDFTYKSKDEIGQLAGAFNQMKNNLRDVLGSIQANTEHLSSSAEELAASTEEIRATSEDVAQRVVNTTEIAQMTATTAGESSSAMEETASGIQKIAESAQVLLESSSHMEQQARIGNETLTEAKHQMTTIHESTSNISSVTEVLSVQSEEISLITKVITDLSDQTNLLALNASIEAARAGEHGKGFAVVADEVKKLAEQSKLSAEKIVALTLEIQRGTKNVEQAVHEGLSSVAKGVDIINNTQSTFTSINGAIGQVVEQVQEISAASEEISASAEQVTASVSQMANGSEQSVSDFEMIAAATEEQSATMEQINDVSIELSHNAQDLNELVNKFKL; encoded by the coding sequence ATGTCTGTAAGTAAAAAATTAAATTTATCCTTTGCAATGTTATTAATTATTGTCTTCCTCTGCTTATCATTATTGTTACAACAGTTTTATCGCATTAATAACCAAGTAGAAGAAATGATGGATGAACGTGTCTCACAAATTCAAATCGGGAAAGAAATACAACGTGCGATCGCTACTCAAGGTATGTTTATTCGTGCTTATATTTTAGATCCTTCAGATTTTAATATCGATCGTTTAAATGCTTACAACACATTATTAACAGATGAAGTACAAAAATTAAAAACGTTTAATCAGGATGCACAGTCAGCTGAGTTACTTAATGAATTAGAACTGGCATCCACTGCAATCATCGATGCTGCAAACCGTACGATCACAGCGTTTGATACTGGCAATGAAACGCAAGCACTCAGCATTGTAAATAACGAGTTTTCAAGTGCTAATTCTGAAATTTTTAATTTAACAGTATCCTTACAAGAGCTACAACAACAACAATTAGATGCAATTGACCAAAGAACCGATCAGACAATTACCATCTCAACCACGCTTGCGGTGCTCGCAATTTTACTAAATAGCGCCATCATTATTGCTTTAGCAATTTTCGTTACAACAAAAATTGCCCGCCCACTCCGCCGTGTCACAACAGAGGCAGATTACATTGCAAATGGTGACCTAACGCGCGAAGATTTTACATACAAATCGAAAGATGAAATTGGTCAATTAGCAGGCGCTTTTAATCAAATGAAAAATAACCTACGCGACGTTTTAGGTAGTATCCAAGCAAACACCGAGCATTTAAGTTCTTCGGCCGAGGAATTAGCCGCGAGTACCGAAGAAATTCGGGCGACAAGTGAAGATGTTGCACAGCGCGTCGTCAATACAACTGAAATTGCACAAATGACCGCAACTACTGCTGGCGAAAGCTCTTCTGCAATGGAAGAAACCGCATCTGGGATTCAAAAAATCGCAGAATCAGCGCAAGTCTTACTTGAAAGTTCAAGTCATATGGAGCAACAAGCACGAATCGGTAACGAAACCTTAACCGAAGCAAAACATCAAATGACAACAATTCATGAATCGACGTCTAATATTTCGTCTGTAACCGAAGTTTTAAGTGTGCAATCGGAAGAAATCAGCTTAATTACAAAGGTCATTACCGATTTATCCGATCAAACAAACTTACTCGCATTAAATGCTTCCATCGAGGCAGCTCGTGCTGGTGAGCATGGAAAAGGCTTTGCCGTTGTAGCCGATGAAGTAAAAAAATTAGCAGAACAATCCAAACTTTCAGCAGAAAAAATTGTCGCATTAACGTTAGAAATTCAACGAGGCACGAAAAACGTGGAACAAGCCGTACATGAAGGCTTATCTTCTGTCGCAAAAGGTGTTGATATCATTAACAATACACAAAGCACCTTCACGTCAATCAACGGTGCAATCGGACAGGTCGTCGAGCAAGTGCAAGAAATATCAGCAGCGTCTGAAGAGATTTCAGCAAGTGCTGAACAAGTAACCGCTTCTGTTTCACAAATGGCAAATGGCTCTGAACAATCCGTTAGTGATTTTGAAATGATAGCCGCAGCAACAGAAGAACAATCCGCTACGATGGAACAAATTAACGATGTATCCATTGAACTTAGTCATAATGCACAAGACTTAAATGAACTTGTTAATAAATTTAAACTCTAA
- a CDS encoding ATP-binding cassette domain-containing protein, with product MSFMQIKDLKVHYPIRGGFFNTVVDHVYAVDGVTMEFDKGKTYGLVGESGSGKSTTGKAIIGLEKITSGSIIYEGKEVTNTRRNRDSAYNRDIQMIFQDSHSSMNPRKRVLDILAEPIRNFMKLSPQEERKRINELLAIVGMSEDVLLKYPHEFSGGQKQRLGIARAVACNPKMIIADEPVSALDLSVQAQVLNFMKDIQEQYGISYLFISHDLGVVRHMCDHISIMYKGRFVETGKREDIYTNPQHIYTNRLLSAIPDIAPETRIERKVVRQKVEATYREEQHKYYDKDGKVYPLKALSDTHQVAMSEDEKERV from the coding sequence ATGAGTTTCATGCAAATTAAAGATTTAAAAGTTCACTATCCAATCCGCGGTGGTTTCTTTAATACGGTAGTTGACCATGTTTATGCTGTTGACGGTGTGACAATGGAATTTGACAAAGGGAAAACTTACGGTTTAGTAGGCGAATCTGGTTCAGGTAAATCAACGACTGGTAAAGCCATTATCGGCTTAGAAAAAATTACATCAGGTAGCATTATTTATGAAGGCAAAGAAGTAACGAATACGCGTCGTAATCGTGATTCAGCTTATAACCGTGACATCCAAATGATTTTCCAAGATTCACATTCAAGTATGAATCCACGTAAACGCGTTTTAGATATTTTAGCAGAGCCAATTCGTAACTTTATGAAATTGTCTCCACAAGAAGAGCGTAAACGCATTAATGAATTACTTGCAATCGTTGGGATGTCTGAGGACGTCTTATTAAAATATCCACACGAATTCTCTGGTGGTCAAAAGCAGCGTTTAGGGATTGCACGTGCGGTAGCCTGTAACCCAAAAATGATTATTGCCGATGAGCCCGTTTCAGCACTTGATTTATCCGTTCAAGCACAAGTTTTAAACTTTATGAAGGATATTCAAGAACAATATGGAATTAGTTACTTATTCATCTCACACGATTTAGGGGTTGTGCGTCACATGTGTGACCATATCTCGATCATGTATAAAGGGCGTTTTGTAGAAACAGGGAAGCGTGAAGATATTTACACGAACCCACAGCATATTTATACGAACCGTCTGTTATCTGCGATTCCTGATATTGCGCCAGAAACACGTATTGAACGTAAAGTAGTACGTCAAAAAGTGGAAGCAACATATCGTGAAGAACAGCATAAGTATTATGACAAGGATGGAAAAGTGTATCCTTTAAAAGCCCTTTCAGATACGCATCAAGTAGCCATGTCTGAAGACGAAAAGGAGCGTGTGTAG
- a CDS encoding ABC transporter ATP-binding protein — MSTTNELLEIKNLSTSFRIKDTYYRAVDNVSLTLRKNEILAIVGESGCGKSTLATSIVGLHNSITTKVEGEIIYNNQNLVNLTDEQFNKLRGNDIGFIFQDPLSALNPLMRIGDQIEEGLIYHTKLTKQERQKRVLELIDQVGIPNVERVARQFPHQLSGGMRQRVMIAIALSGKPAIIIADEPTTALDVTIQAQILDLLKSLQDEIESGIILITHDLGVVAEVADRVAVMYAGQVIEEAPVVELFRNPKHPYTRSLLKSIPQTNSENEELEVIQGMVPSLMKLPREGCRFSPRIPWIPASAHEASPQLHEVSPGHLVRCTCWKEFHFEDEEGSVNP; from the coding sequence GTGTCTACGACGAATGAATTATTAGAAATTAAAAATTTAAGCACGAGTTTCCGAATTAAAGATACGTATTATCGAGCTGTAGACAATGTTTCATTAACGCTTCGCAAAAATGAGATTTTAGCTATCGTAGGAGAATCTGGTTGCGGAAAAAGTACATTAGCAACTTCGATTGTTGGATTACATAATTCAATTACAACAAAGGTTGAAGGAGAAATCATTTACAACAATCAAAACTTAGTTAATTTAACAGACGAACAATTTAACAAACTAAGAGGAAATGACATCGGCTTCATTTTCCAAGATCCGTTATCTGCATTAAACCCATTAATGCGTATTGGTGATCAAATTGAAGAGGGATTAATTTACCATACAAAATTAACAAAGCAAGAACGTCAGAAACGTGTGCTTGAATTAATAGACCAAGTAGGGATTCCGAATGTAGAACGTGTTGCACGTCAATTCCCACACCAATTATCAGGTGGTATGCGTCAGCGTGTGATGATCGCAATTGCCTTATCTGGAAAGCCGGCCATTATCATTGCTGATGAGCCAACAACCGCACTTGATGTGACAATTCAAGCACAAATTTTAGATTTATTAAAATCGCTTCAAGATGAGATTGAGTCAGGCATCATTTTAATTACCCATGACTTAGGGGTCGTTGCTGAAGTTGCTGACCGTGTTGCCGTGATGTATGCGGGTCAAGTAATCGAGGAAGCACCGGTAGTCGAATTATTTAGAAATCCAAAGCACCCTTATACAAGATCATTACTTAAATCGATTCCACAAACAAACAGTGAGAACGAGGAATTAGAAGTGATTCAAGGGATGGTACCTTCACTGATGAAGCTACCACGTGAAGGTTGTCGCTTTTCTCCACGTATTCCATGGATCCCAGCATCAGCACACGAAGCAAGTCCACAGCTTCATGAAGTTTCACCAGGCCATCTTGTTCGCTGTACATGCTGGAAAGAATTCCATTTCGAGGATGAGGAAGGGAGCGTAAATCCATGA